From Desulfatibacillum aliphaticivorans DSM 15576, the proteins below share one genomic window:
- a CDS encoding arylsulfotransferase family protein — MRRFDASKFLFFTASIIIILGFTFILGLYLGGHKSPLYMAVLDVKHQVEDSFATLFGELPTLTKTSPHQFLQPAKYEGEGVTINHPDNDNNEFIFMTGFFDGGNEIRLITRDGAFVNRWPIRFSEIYEDDSHMLQPPATDWNVDIHGAVALPDGSVVFNMVHAGLVKLDRNGNVVWKLYKDTHHSVEIAEDGGFWVCSTRHYDADSASPLPPFETPCREDTALRVSDDGKLLQEISIPKLFLDNGLETILTANGCSFDLDAWLDDEIVHLNKVAELSRDSAKNFPMFEPHDLAISIRGYNLLAVFSPSTEKIKWWKIGPWRRQHDPEFSPDGSIVVFNNNIYRDVFGRPPHASESRPDIPRVTNIMACNPVTDQCKVLYGGVKGQEFLSVIRGKVELTARDGLLITEYEGGRVFETDAEGRIVWEYINRYDEDRVTEITGARIYPASYFSETDWGSQENSWGRLSKTQ; from the coding sequence ATGAGGCGCTTTGATGCTTCAAAATTTTTGTTTTTCACGGCTTCAATCATTATCATCCTTGGCTTTACATTCATCTTGGGGCTTTACCTGGGAGGACATAAATCGCCTCTTTACATGGCGGTGTTGGACGTAAAGCATCAAGTTGAGGACTCCTTTGCCACGCTATTCGGCGAACTTCCCACCCTGACAAAAACCAGCCCGCACCAGTTTCTGCAGCCGGCCAAATATGAAGGGGAAGGAGTCACCATTAACCACCCGGATAATGATAACAATGAATTTATATTTATGACGGGCTTTTTTGATGGAGGGAACGAAATCCGGCTCATCACAAGAGACGGCGCTTTTGTTAACAGGTGGCCCATCAGATTTTCGGAGATATATGAGGATGACAGCCACATGCTGCAGCCGCCGGCCACGGATTGGAATGTGGATATACACGGCGCCGTCGCCCTCCCGGACGGGTCGGTTGTATTCAACATGGTGCACGCAGGACTCGTCAAGTTGGATCGGAACGGCAATGTCGTTTGGAAATTGTACAAAGACACCCATCACTCCGTGGAGATAGCCGAAGACGGCGGATTTTGGGTCTGCAGCACCCGGCATTACGACGCAGACAGCGCGTCCCCTCTCCCCCCCTTTGAAACTCCCTGCCGGGAAGACACGGCATTAAGGGTTTCCGACGATGGTAAACTCTTGCAGGAAATCTCCATCCCCAAGCTGTTTTTGGATAATGGGCTTGAAACGATTTTGACCGCCAACGGATGCAGTTTTGACCTGGATGCCTGGTTGGACGATGAAATCGTCCATTTGAACAAGGTAGCCGAGTTGTCCAGGGATTCGGCGAAAAATTTTCCCATGTTCGAACCCCACGATCTGGCTATTTCCATCCGGGGATACAATCTTCTCGCGGTTTTCTCGCCCAGCACGGAAAAAATCAAATGGTGGAAAATCGGCCCCTGGCGGCGGCAGCACGACCCGGAGTTCAGCCCTGACGGCTCCATTGTTGTGTTCAACAACAACATATACCGCGATGTTTTCGGGCGTCCCCCCCATGCATCGGAAAGCCGTCCGGACATCCCTCGAGTAACCAACATCATGGCATGCAATCCCGTGACCGACCAATGCAAGGTTCTATATGGCGGCGTTAAGGGGCAGGAGTTTTTATCGGTCATCAGGGGCAAGGTGGAATTGACAGCCCGCGACGGATTGCTCATCACGGAATATGAGGGAGGGCGCGTGTTTGAAACCGATGCGGAAGGCCGCATTGTCTGGGAATACATCAACCGGTATGACGAAGACAGAGTGACTGAAATCACCGGCGCCCGGATTTATCCCGCCAGTTACTTTTCGGAAACGGATTGGGGGAGCCAGGAGAATTCTTGGGGACGTCTCTCAAAAACTCAATAA